One Vitis vinifera cultivar Pinot Noir 40024 chromosome 8, ASM3070453v1 genomic window carries:
- the LOC100258499 gene encoding uncharacterized protein LOC100258499 isoform X2 → MGDLRACSPEPRGLFTDDRLLPLPSLSHPNPPAIGAAQWARAENTVQEIICEVQPTEVSEERRKEVVDYVQGLIRVRVGCEVFPFGSVPLKTYLPDGDIDLTAFGGPAVEDTLAYEVYSVLEAEDQNRAAEFVVKDVQLIHAEVKLVKCLVQNIVVDISFNQLGGLCTLCFLEQIDRLIGKDHLFKRSIILIKAWCYYESRILGAHHGLISTYALETLVLYIFLLFHSLLNGPLAVLYKFLDYFSKFDWDNYCVSLNGPVRISSLPEMIAETPENVGADPLLNNDILRDCLDRFSVPSRGLETNSRTFVQKHFNIVDPLKENNNLGRSVSKGNFYRIRSAFTYGARKLGRILLQPEDKISEELCKFFTNTLERHGRGQRPDVDLIPVSCSDGFGFASSISDLEFQEEKRILEVNYTDSRSITGESELDAERSMCDGVNCVKISGTELGMSNPQRGSKQVVPTSMLSEADNSSNAPAVSGFRISGDAKDLASPRIRGPKISNDTSKSSPPSGEESVSVLSKKAHFAPHLYFSRSAQNGKERNENLDKKLAGNSGLSEEESSFVVHHGLNGNQSVNNHELLNSFVSNDVPPGLSPTACSSEYLHTGNWDRPSSGNSGNPEAPNSLADLSGDYDSHFNSLQYGWWCYDYIFGAPALSMPVALPSQFQSNNSWDAIQQSAHIRRNIFPQITANGIIPRPPFYPLNPPMISGTGFGVEEMPKPRGTGTYFPNTSHHLCNPLTSRGRNQAPVRSPRHSGRAVTPHETNFLERSSRELSHAQFPVHQGNGKSGSLDSHPSGSPVGRTYSNANGSLLPSEKVVEFGDQASESPLPENIREPNHGSFLPQNSSLSLSPGGAQRPKSMLSMNDDR, encoded by the exons GTCTTTCCATTTGGGTCGGTACCATTAAAGACCTATCTTCCTGATGGAGATATTGATTTGACTGCCTTTGGTGGACCGGCTGTTGAGGATACTTTGGCGTATGAAGTATATTCCGTACTTGAAGCGGAAGATCAGAATAGGGCTGCAGAGTTCGTAGTAAAGGATGTTCAGTTAATTCATGCGGAG GTTAAGCTCGTGAAATGCCTGGTGCAGAATATTGTTGTAGATATCTCCTTCAATCAGTTAGGAGGGCTTTGTACACTATGCTTTCTTGAGCAG ATCGATCGCCTCATCGGAAAAGACCATCTATTTAAACGCAGTATTATACTGATTAAGGCTTGGTGCTACTATGAGAGTCGTATTCTTGGTGCTCATCATGGCTTGATTTCTACATATGCTTTGGAGACATTGGTTTTATACATCTTCCTTCTCTTCCACTCTTTGTTAAATGGTCCTTTAGCG GTTCTATATAAATTTCTGGACTACTTTAGCAAATTTGATTGGGATAACTACTGCGTCAGTTTAAATGGTCCAGTCCGCATATCCTCATTGCCAGAAATGATAG CTGAAACACCTGAAAATGTTGGGGCTGATCCATTGCTTAACAATGATATTCTTAGGGACTGCCTTGACAGGTTCTCTGTTCCATCAAGAGGACTTGAGACAAATTCACGAACATTTGTCCAAAAGCATTTTAACATAGTTGATCcactaaaagaaaataacaaccTTGGCCGCAGTGTCAGCAAAG GAAACTTCTACCGGATAAGGAGTGCTTTCACATATGGGGCTCGAAAGCTTGGAAGGATCCTTTTGCAACCAGAAGATAAAATTAGTGAGGAACTTTGTAAGTTTTTCACCAACACTTTGGAGAGGCATGGAAGAGGTCAAAGACCTGATGTAGATCTTATTCCAGTGTCTTGTTCCGATGGGTTTGGCTTTGCATCATCAATTTCAGATCTTGAGTTTCAAGAGGAGAAGAGAATTCTAGAAGTAAATTATACTGATTCAAGAAGCATAACAGGGGAATCTGAGTTGGATGCTGAGCGATCGATGTGTGATGGAGTAAATTGTGTTAAGATATCAGGGACAGAACTCGGAATGAGCAATCCACAAAGAGGCTCTAAGCAAGTGGTTCCCACTTCAATGTTGTCAGAAGCTGACAATTCCTCAAATGCACCTGCTGTTTCAGGATTCCGTATTTCCGGGGATGCAAAAGATCTTGCTAGCCCCAGAATTAGAGGtcctaaaatttcaaatgataCATCTAAATCTTCCCCACCAAGTGGTGAGGAGAGTGTTTCTGTGTTGAGTAAAAAGGCACATTTTGCACCCCATCTCTATTTCTCCCGATCTGCACAAAATGGGAAGGAGAGAAACGAAAACTTGGATAAAAAACTGGCAGGGAACTCTGGTCTTTCTGAGGAAGAATCGAGCTTTGTTGTACATCATGGGCTGAATGGGAATCAGTCTGTTAATAATCATGAGTTGTTGAATTCTTTTGTATCAAATGATGTCCCTCCAGGCTTAAGCCCTACTGCATGCTCCTCAGAATATTTACATACGGGTAACTGGGATAGGCCCTCAAGTGGCAATTCTGGAAATCCTGAAGCTCCCAACTCCTTGGCAGATCTTAGTGGGGATTATGACAGTCACTTTAATAGTTTGCAATATGGTTGGTGGTGCTACGATTATATCTTTGGAGCGCCTGCTCTATCCATGCCTGTAGCATTGCCATCTCAATTCCAGAGCAATAATTCATGGGATGCGATCCAGCAGTCAGCACACATCAGGCGGAATATATTTCCACAAATAACTGCAAATGGTATTATTCCAAGACCACCATTCTACCCGTTGAACCCACCTATGATATCTGGTACTGGGTTTGGTGTGGAAGAGATGCCAAAGCCACGAGGAACAGGGACTTACTTTCCAAATACG AGCCATCATCTATGCAACCCCTTAACATCAAGGGGACGGAATCAGGCACCAGTGAGGTCTCCTCGTCACAGTGGCAGGGCTGTGACACCCCATGAGACAAACTTCCTGGAGAGAAGCAGCCGCGAGCTGTCACATGCGCAATTTCCTGTTCATCAAGGTAATGGGAAGTCTGGGTCTTTGGATTCTCACCCATCTGGTTCCCCTGTAGGGAGGACATACTCCAATGCCAATGGTTCATTGCTCCCTTCTGAGAAAGTGGTTgagtttggagatcaagcatcAGAATCACCCTTGCCAGAAAATATCAGGGAACCAAATCATGGCTCTTTTCTCCCTCAAAACTCTAGCCTGAGCCTTTCACCTGGTGGGGCACAAAGGCCAAAATCTATGTTGAGCATGAATGATGATAG GTAG
- the LOC100258499 gene encoding uncharacterized protein LOC100258499 isoform X1, giving the protein MGDLRACSPEPRGLFTDDRLLPLPSLSHPNPPAIGAAQWARAENTVQEIICEVQPTEVSEERRKEVVDYVQGLIRVRVGCEVFPFGSVPLKTYLPDGDIDLTAFGGPAVEDTLAYEVYSVLEAEDQNRAAEFVVKDVQLIHAEVKLVKCLVQNIVVDISFNQLGGLCTLCFLEQIDRLIGKDHLFKRSIILIKAWCYYESRILGAHHGLISTYALETLVLYIFLLFHSLLNGPLAVLYKFLDYFSKFDWDNYCVSLNGPVRISSLPEMIAETPENVGADPLLNNDILRDCLDRFSVPSRGLETNSRTFVQKHFNIVDPLKENNNLGRSVSKGNFYRIRSAFTYGARKLGRILLQPEDKISEELCKFFTNTLERHGRGQRPDVDLIPVSCSDGFGFASSISDLEFQEEKRILEVNYTDSRSITGESELDAERSMCDGVNCVKISGTELGMSNPQRGSKQVVPTSMLSEADNSSNAPAVSGFRISGDAKDLASPRIRGPKISNDTSKSSPPSGEESVSVLSKKAHFAPHLYFSRSAQNGKERNENLDKKLAGNSGLSEEESSFVVHHGLNGNQSVNNHELLNSFVSNDVPPGLSPTACSSEYLHTGNWDRPSSGNSGNPEAPNSLADLSGDYDSHFNSLQYGWWCYDYIFGAPALSMPVALPSQFQSNNSWDAIQQSAHIRRNIFPQITANGIIPRPPFYPLNPPMISGTGFGVEEMPKPRGTGTYFPNTSHHLCNPLTSRGRNQAPVRSPRHSGRAVTPHETNFLERSSRELSHAQFPVHQGNGKSGSLDSHPSGSPVGRTYSNANGSLLPSEKVVEFGDQASESPLPENIREPNHGSFLPQNSSLSLSPGGAQRPKSMLSMNDDRVAVQAYHLKDEDDFPPLSV; this is encoded by the exons GTCTTTCCATTTGGGTCGGTACCATTAAAGACCTATCTTCCTGATGGAGATATTGATTTGACTGCCTTTGGTGGACCGGCTGTTGAGGATACTTTGGCGTATGAAGTATATTCCGTACTTGAAGCGGAAGATCAGAATAGGGCTGCAGAGTTCGTAGTAAAGGATGTTCAGTTAATTCATGCGGAG GTTAAGCTCGTGAAATGCCTGGTGCAGAATATTGTTGTAGATATCTCCTTCAATCAGTTAGGAGGGCTTTGTACACTATGCTTTCTTGAGCAG ATCGATCGCCTCATCGGAAAAGACCATCTATTTAAACGCAGTATTATACTGATTAAGGCTTGGTGCTACTATGAGAGTCGTATTCTTGGTGCTCATCATGGCTTGATTTCTACATATGCTTTGGAGACATTGGTTTTATACATCTTCCTTCTCTTCCACTCTTTGTTAAATGGTCCTTTAGCG GTTCTATATAAATTTCTGGACTACTTTAGCAAATTTGATTGGGATAACTACTGCGTCAGTTTAAATGGTCCAGTCCGCATATCCTCATTGCCAGAAATGATAG CTGAAACACCTGAAAATGTTGGGGCTGATCCATTGCTTAACAATGATATTCTTAGGGACTGCCTTGACAGGTTCTCTGTTCCATCAAGAGGACTTGAGACAAATTCACGAACATTTGTCCAAAAGCATTTTAACATAGTTGATCcactaaaagaaaataacaaccTTGGCCGCAGTGTCAGCAAAG GAAACTTCTACCGGATAAGGAGTGCTTTCACATATGGGGCTCGAAAGCTTGGAAGGATCCTTTTGCAACCAGAAGATAAAATTAGTGAGGAACTTTGTAAGTTTTTCACCAACACTTTGGAGAGGCATGGAAGAGGTCAAAGACCTGATGTAGATCTTATTCCAGTGTCTTGTTCCGATGGGTTTGGCTTTGCATCATCAATTTCAGATCTTGAGTTTCAAGAGGAGAAGAGAATTCTAGAAGTAAATTATACTGATTCAAGAAGCATAACAGGGGAATCTGAGTTGGATGCTGAGCGATCGATGTGTGATGGAGTAAATTGTGTTAAGATATCAGGGACAGAACTCGGAATGAGCAATCCACAAAGAGGCTCTAAGCAAGTGGTTCCCACTTCAATGTTGTCAGAAGCTGACAATTCCTCAAATGCACCTGCTGTTTCAGGATTCCGTATTTCCGGGGATGCAAAAGATCTTGCTAGCCCCAGAATTAGAGGtcctaaaatttcaaatgataCATCTAAATCTTCCCCACCAAGTGGTGAGGAGAGTGTTTCTGTGTTGAGTAAAAAGGCACATTTTGCACCCCATCTCTATTTCTCCCGATCTGCACAAAATGGGAAGGAGAGAAACGAAAACTTGGATAAAAAACTGGCAGGGAACTCTGGTCTTTCTGAGGAAGAATCGAGCTTTGTTGTACATCATGGGCTGAATGGGAATCAGTCTGTTAATAATCATGAGTTGTTGAATTCTTTTGTATCAAATGATGTCCCTCCAGGCTTAAGCCCTACTGCATGCTCCTCAGAATATTTACATACGGGTAACTGGGATAGGCCCTCAAGTGGCAATTCTGGAAATCCTGAAGCTCCCAACTCCTTGGCAGATCTTAGTGGGGATTATGACAGTCACTTTAATAGTTTGCAATATGGTTGGTGGTGCTACGATTATATCTTTGGAGCGCCTGCTCTATCCATGCCTGTAGCATTGCCATCTCAATTCCAGAGCAATAATTCATGGGATGCGATCCAGCAGTCAGCACACATCAGGCGGAATATATTTCCACAAATAACTGCAAATGGTATTATTCCAAGACCACCATTCTACCCGTTGAACCCACCTATGATATCTGGTACTGGGTTTGGTGTGGAAGAGATGCCAAAGCCACGAGGAACAGGGACTTACTTTCCAAATACG AGCCATCATCTATGCAACCCCTTAACATCAAGGGGACGGAATCAGGCACCAGTGAGGTCTCCTCGTCACAGTGGCAGGGCTGTGACACCCCATGAGACAAACTTCCTGGAGAGAAGCAGCCGCGAGCTGTCACATGCGCAATTTCCTGTTCATCAAGGTAATGGGAAGTCTGGGTCTTTGGATTCTCACCCATCTGGTTCCCCTGTAGGGAGGACATACTCCAATGCCAATGGTTCATTGCTCCCTTCTGAGAAAGTGGTTgagtttggagatcaagcatcAGAATCACCCTTGCCAGAAAATATCAGGGAACCAAATCATGGCTCTTTTCTCCCTCAAAACTCTAGCCTGAGCCTTTCACCTGGTGGGGCACAAAGGCCAAAATCTATGTTGAGCATGAATGATGATAG GGTCGCAGTTCAGGCATACCACCTGAAGGATGAGGATGATTTCCCACCTTTATCTGTGTGA
- the LOC100258499 gene encoding uncharacterized protein LOC100258499 isoform X3 yields MGDLRACSPEPRGLFTDDRLLPLPSLSHPNPPAIGAAQWARAENTVQEIICEVQPTEVSEERRKEVVDYVQGLIRVRVGCEVFPFGSVPLKTYLPDGDIDLTAFGGPAVEDTLAYEVYSVLEAEDQNRAAEFVVKDVQLIHAEIDRLIGKDHLFKRSIILIKAWCYYESRILGAHHGLISTYALETLVLYIFLLFHSLLNGPLAVLYKFLDYFSKFDWDNYCVSLNGPVRISSLPEMIAETPENVGADPLLNNDILRDCLDRFSVPSRGLETNSRTFVQKHFNIVDPLKENNNLGRSVSKGNFYRIRSAFTYGARKLGRILLQPEDKISEELCKFFTNTLERHGRGQRPDVDLIPVSCSDGFGFASSISDLEFQEEKRILEVNYTDSRSITGESELDAERSMCDGVNCVKISGTELGMSNPQRGSKQVVPTSMLSEADNSSNAPAVSGFRISGDAKDLASPRIRGPKISNDTSKSSPPSGEESVSVLSKKAHFAPHLYFSRSAQNGKERNENLDKKLAGNSGLSEEESSFVVHHGLNGNQSVNNHELLNSFVSNDVPPGLSPTACSSEYLHTGNWDRPSSGNSGNPEAPNSLADLSGDYDSHFNSLQYGWWCYDYIFGAPALSMPVALPSQFQSNNSWDAIQQSAHIRRNIFPQITANGIIPRPPFYPLNPPMISGTGFGVEEMPKPRGTGTYFPNTSHHLCNPLTSRGRNQAPVRSPRHSGRAVTPHETNFLERSSRELSHAQFPVHQGNGKSGSLDSHPSGSPVGRTYSNANGSLLPSEKVVEFGDQASESPLPENIREPNHGSFLPQNSSLSLSPGGAQRPKSMLSMNDDRVAVQAYHLKDEDDFPPLSV; encoded by the exons GTCTTTCCATTTGGGTCGGTACCATTAAAGACCTATCTTCCTGATGGAGATATTGATTTGACTGCCTTTGGTGGACCGGCTGTTGAGGATACTTTGGCGTATGAAGTATATTCCGTACTTGAAGCGGAAGATCAGAATAGGGCTGCAGAGTTCGTAGTAAAGGATGTTCAGTTAATTCATGCGGAG ATCGATCGCCTCATCGGAAAAGACCATCTATTTAAACGCAGTATTATACTGATTAAGGCTTGGTGCTACTATGAGAGTCGTATTCTTGGTGCTCATCATGGCTTGATTTCTACATATGCTTTGGAGACATTGGTTTTATACATCTTCCTTCTCTTCCACTCTTTGTTAAATGGTCCTTTAGCG GTTCTATATAAATTTCTGGACTACTTTAGCAAATTTGATTGGGATAACTACTGCGTCAGTTTAAATGGTCCAGTCCGCATATCCTCATTGCCAGAAATGATAG CTGAAACACCTGAAAATGTTGGGGCTGATCCATTGCTTAACAATGATATTCTTAGGGACTGCCTTGACAGGTTCTCTGTTCCATCAAGAGGACTTGAGACAAATTCACGAACATTTGTCCAAAAGCATTTTAACATAGTTGATCcactaaaagaaaataacaaccTTGGCCGCAGTGTCAGCAAAG GAAACTTCTACCGGATAAGGAGTGCTTTCACATATGGGGCTCGAAAGCTTGGAAGGATCCTTTTGCAACCAGAAGATAAAATTAGTGAGGAACTTTGTAAGTTTTTCACCAACACTTTGGAGAGGCATGGAAGAGGTCAAAGACCTGATGTAGATCTTATTCCAGTGTCTTGTTCCGATGGGTTTGGCTTTGCATCATCAATTTCAGATCTTGAGTTTCAAGAGGAGAAGAGAATTCTAGAAGTAAATTATACTGATTCAAGAAGCATAACAGGGGAATCTGAGTTGGATGCTGAGCGATCGATGTGTGATGGAGTAAATTGTGTTAAGATATCAGGGACAGAACTCGGAATGAGCAATCCACAAAGAGGCTCTAAGCAAGTGGTTCCCACTTCAATGTTGTCAGAAGCTGACAATTCCTCAAATGCACCTGCTGTTTCAGGATTCCGTATTTCCGGGGATGCAAAAGATCTTGCTAGCCCCAGAATTAGAGGtcctaaaatttcaaatgataCATCTAAATCTTCCCCACCAAGTGGTGAGGAGAGTGTTTCTGTGTTGAGTAAAAAGGCACATTTTGCACCCCATCTCTATTTCTCCCGATCTGCACAAAATGGGAAGGAGAGAAACGAAAACTTGGATAAAAAACTGGCAGGGAACTCTGGTCTTTCTGAGGAAGAATCGAGCTTTGTTGTACATCATGGGCTGAATGGGAATCAGTCTGTTAATAATCATGAGTTGTTGAATTCTTTTGTATCAAATGATGTCCCTCCAGGCTTAAGCCCTACTGCATGCTCCTCAGAATATTTACATACGGGTAACTGGGATAGGCCCTCAAGTGGCAATTCTGGAAATCCTGAAGCTCCCAACTCCTTGGCAGATCTTAGTGGGGATTATGACAGTCACTTTAATAGTTTGCAATATGGTTGGTGGTGCTACGATTATATCTTTGGAGCGCCTGCTCTATCCATGCCTGTAGCATTGCCATCTCAATTCCAGAGCAATAATTCATGGGATGCGATCCAGCAGTCAGCACACATCAGGCGGAATATATTTCCACAAATAACTGCAAATGGTATTATTCCAAGACCACCATTCTACCCGTTGAACCCACCTATGATATCTGGTACTGGGTTTGGTGTGGAAGAGATGCCAAAGCCACGAGGAACAGGGACTTACTTTCCAAATACG AGCCATCATCTATGCAACCCCTTAACATCAAGGGGACGGAATCAGGCACCAGTGAGGTCTCCTCGTCACAGTGGCAGGGCTGTGACACCCCATGAGACAAACTTCCTGGAGAGAAGCAGCCGCGAGCTGTCACATGCGCAATTTCCTGTTCATCAAGGTAATGGGAAGTCTGGGTCTTTGGATTCTCACCCATCTGGTTCCCCTGTAGGGAGGACATACTCCAATGCCAATGGTTCATTGCTCCCTTCTGAGAAAGTGGTTgagtttggagatcaagcatcAGAATCACCCTTGCCAGAAAATATCAGGGAACCAAATCATGGCTCTTTTCTCCCTCAAAACTCTAGCCTGAGCCTTTCACCTGGTGGGGCACAAAGGCCAAAATCTATGTTGAGCATGAATGATGATAG GGTCGCAGTTCAGGCATACCACCTGAAGGATGAGGATGATTTCCCACCTTTATCTGTGTGA
- the LOC100258499 gene encoding uncharacterized protein LOC100258499 isoform X4: MKPTHGVHIVQVFPFGSVPLKTYLPDGDIDLTAFGGPAVEDTLAYEVYSVLEAEDQNRAAEFVVKDVQLIHAEVKLVKCLVQNIVVDISFNQLGGLCTLCFLEQIDRLIGKDHLFKRSIILIKAWCYYESRILGAHHGLISTYALETLVLYIFLLFHSLLNGPLAVLYKFLDYFSKFDWDNYCVSLNGPVRISSLPEMIAETPENVGADPLLNNDILRDCLDRFSVPSRGLETNSRTFVQKHFNIVDPLKENNNLGRSVSKGNFYRIRSAFTYGARKLGRILLQPEDKISEELCKFFTNTLERHGRGQRPDVDLIPVSCSDGFGFASSISDLEFQEEKRILEVNYTDSRSITGESELDAERSMCDGVNCVKISGTELGMSNPQRGSKQVVPTSMLSEADNSSNAPAVSGFRISGDAKDLASPRIRGPKISNDTSKSSPPSGEESVSVLSKKAHFAPHLYFSRSAQNGKERNENLDKKLAGNSGLSEEESSFVVHHGLNGNQSVNNHELLNSFVSNDVPPGLSPTACSSEYLHTGNWDRPSSGNSGNPEAPNSLADLSGDYDSHFNSLQYGWWCYDYIFGAPALSMPVALPSQFQSNNSWDAIQQSAHIRRNIFPQITANGIIPRPPFYPLNPPMISGTGFGVEEMPKPRGTGTYFPNTSHHLCNPLTSRGRNQAPVRSPRHSGRAVTPHETNFLERSSRELSHAQFPVHQGNGKSGSLDSHPSGSPVGRTYSNANGSLLPSEKVVEFGDQASESPLPENIREPNHGSFLPQNSSLSLSPGGAQRPKSMLSMNDDRVAVQAYHLKDEDDFPPLSV; this comes from the exons GTCTTTCCATTTGGGTCGGTACCATTAAAGACCTATCTTCCTGATGGAGATATTGATTTGACTGCCTTTGGTGGACCGGCTGTTGAGGATACTTTGGCGTATGAAGTATATTCCGTACTTGAAGCGGAAGATCAGAATAGGGCTGCAGAGTTCGTAGTAAAGGATGTTCAGTTAATTCATGCGGAG GTTAAGCTCGTGAAATGCCTGGTGCAGAATATTGTTGTAGATATCTCCTTCAATCAGTTAGGAGGGCTTTGTACACTATGCTTTCTTGAGCAG ATCGATCGCCTCATCGGAAAAGACCATCTATTTAAACGCAGTATTATACTGATTAAGGCTTGGTGCTACTATGAGAGTCGTATTCTTGGTGCTCATCATGGCTTGATTTCTACATATGCTTTGGAGACATTGGTTTTATACATCTTCCTTCTCTTCCACTCTTTGTTAAATGGTCCTTTAGCG GTTCTATATAAATTTCTGGACTACTTTAGCAAATTTGATTGGGATAACTACTGCGTCAGTTTAAATGGTCCAGTCCGCATATCCTCATTGCCAGAAATGATAG CTGAAACACCTGAAAATGTTGGGGCTGATCCATTGCTTAACAATGATATTCTTAGGGACTGCCTTGACAGGTTCTCTGTTCCATCAAGAGGACTTGAGACAAATTCACGAACATTTGTCCAAAAGCATTTTAACATAGTTGATCcactaaaagaaaataacaaccTTGGCCGCAGTGTCAGCAAAG GAAACTTCTACCGGATAAGGAGTGCTTTCACATATGGGGCTCGAAAGCTTGGAAGGATCCTTTTGCAACCAGAAGATAAAATTAGTGAGGAACTTTGTAAGTTTTTCACCAACACTTTGGAGAGGCATGGAAGAGGTCAAAGACCTGATGTAGATCTTATTCCAGTGTCTTGTTCCGATGGGTTTGGCTTTGCATCATCAATTTCAGATCTTGAGTTTCAAGAGGAGAAGAGAATTCTAGAAGTAAATTATACTGATTCAAGAAGCATAACAGGGGAATCTGAGTTGGATGCTGAGCGATCGATGTGTGATGGAGTAAATTGTGTTAAGATATCAGGGACAGAACTCGGAATGAGCAATCCACAAAGAGGCTCTAAGCAAGTGGTTCCCACTTCAATGTTGTCAGAAGCTGACAATTCCTCAAATGCACCTGCTGTTTCAGGATTCCGTATTTCCGGGGATGCAAAAGATCTTGCTAGCCCCAGAATTAGAGGtcctaaaatttcaaatgataCATCTAAATCTTCCCCACCAAGTGGTGAGGAGAGTGTTTCTGTGTTGAGTAAAAAGGCACATTTTGCACCCCATCTCTATTTCTCCCGATCTGCACAAAATGGGAAGGAGAGAAACGAAAACTTGGATAAAAAACTGGCAGGGAACTCTGGTCTTTCTGAGGAAGAATCGAGCTTTGTTGTACATCATGGGCTGAATGGGAATCAGTCTGTTAATAATCATGAGTTGTTGAATTCTTTTGTATCAAATGATGTCCCTCCAGGCTTAAGCCCTACTGCATGCTCCTCAGAATATTTACATACGGGTAACTGGGATAGGCCCTCAAGTGGCAATTCTGGAAATCCTGAAGCTCCCAACTCCTTGGCAGATCTTAGTGGGGATTATGACAGTCACTTTAATAGTTTGCAATATGGTTGGTGGTGCTACGATTATATCTTTGGAGCGCCTGCTCTATCCATGCCTGTAGCATTGCCATCTCAATTCCAGAGCAATAATTCATGGGATGCGATCCAGCAGTCAGCACACATCAGGCGGAATATATTTCCACAAATAACTGCAAATGGTATTATTCCAAGACCACCATTCTACCCGTTGAACCCACCTATGATATCTGGTACTGGGTTTGGTGTGGAAGAGATGCCAAAGCCACGAGGAACAGGGACTTACTTTCCAAATACG AGCCATCATCTATGCAACCCCTTAACATCAAGGGGACGGAATCAGGCACCAGTGAGGTCTCCTCGTCACAGTGGCAGGGCTGTGACACCCCATGAGACAAACTTCCTGGAGAGAAGCAGCCGCGAGCTGTCACATGCGCAATTTCCTGTTCATCAAGGTAATGGGAAGTCTGGGTCTTTGGATTCTCACCCATCTGGTTCCCCTGTAGGGAGGACATACTCCAATGCCAATGGTTCATTGCTCCCTTCTGAGAAAGTGGTTgagtttggagatcaagcatcAGAATCACCCTTGCCAGAAAATATCAGGGAACCAAATCATGGCTCTTTTCTCCCTCAAAACTCTAGCCTGAGCCTTTCACCTGGTGGGGCACAAAGGCCAAAATCTATGTTGAGCATGAATGATGATAG GGTCGCAGTTCAGGCATACCACCTGAAGGATGAGGATGATTTCCCACCTTTATCTGTGTGA